A single window of Chloracidobacterium thermophilum B DNA harbors:
- a CDS encoding ABC transporter ATP-binding protein, with translation MAAFALHDISKRYGTVPALDGVSLTLRLGQIHGILGENGAGKSTLLNILFGAVQPDRGRIERDGRPLRLTSPRLAIAAGIGLVHQHFHLVDSFTVRENVLLGERTPDRPRLDRLAARLGLWEVLDVAVGGLPVGVRQRVEILKALYRQATLLLLDEPTAVLTPPEVETLFDLLRELRAAGAGVVFITHKLREALELCDTITVLRQGRVVAEYPASQVTADVLAAAMVGEHLASAALGHSATAPPAETVRLRVENLTVPADGSRTALHRISFEVREGEIFGIAGVDGNGQTELAEALVGLRPMQGNLWLDGRPLPAGRRARLASGLRYIPPDRRQAGLALELSVAENVILGDELAPDWRRWGVLLDRAALRQYAGTLIRDFDIRTPHADAPAAALSGGNQQKLLVARELAPRPRVLVAVNPTWGVDVASVATIHRALRGACRQGLGLVLMSNELDEIQALCQRFAVLYRGRLSTSLTFDIPPADLGRLMAGDGPTWERYGCRD, from the coding sequence TTGGCCGCCTTTGCGCTTCACGACATCTCCAAGCGGTACGGAACCGTGCCGGCGCTGGATGGGGTTTCCCTGACGCTCCGGCTAGGACAGATTCACGGCATTCTGGGCGAAAACGGCGCCGGAAAATCCACGCTTCTGAACATCCTGTTCGGGGCGGTTCAGCCGGACCGGGGGCGGATTGAGCGGGATGGCCGTCCGCTCCGGCTGACTTCGCCCCGGCTGGCGATTGCTGCCGGGATTGGTCTGGTTCACCAGCACTTCCACCTGGTTGACAGCTTTACGGTGCGTGAAAACGTCCTGCTCGGTGAACGGACGCCAGACCGTCCGCGCCTGGACCGGTTGGCAGCACGGCTGGGGCTGTGGGAGGTGCTTGATGTCGCCGTCGGCGGGCTGCCGGTGGGCGTGCGGCAGCGCGTTGAAATTCTGAAGGCGCTCTATCGCCAGGCCACGCTGCTGCTGCTCGATGAACCGACGGCCGTTCTGACGCCGCCCGAAGTGGAGACGCTGTTTGACCTGCTGCGCGAGTTGCGCGCGGCCGGCGCTGGCGTCGTTTTCATTACCCACAAGCTCCGTGAGGCGCTGGAGCTGTGCGATACCATCACCGTGCTGCGGCAGGGGCGGGTAGTGGCCGAATATCCGGCATCCCAGGTGACAGCCGATGTGCTGGCAGCCGCCATGGTGGGCGAGCACCTGGCTTCAGCCGCCCTGGGTCATAGCGCCACAGCGCCACCGGCAGAAACGGTGCGCTTGCGCGTCGAAAACCTGACCGTACCGGCTGACGGCAGCCGGACAGCCCTGCACCGGATTTCGTTCGAGGTACGGGAGGGCGAAATCTTCGGCATCGCGGGTGTGGATGGCAATGGGCAGACCGAACTTGCCGAAGCCCTGGTAGGTTTGCGCCCGATGCAGGGAAACCTGTGGCTGGATGGTCGTCCGCTACCGGCCGGACGCCGGGCGCGCCTGGCGTCCGGGTTGCGGTACATCCCGCCCGACCGGCGGCAGGCTGGTCTGGCGCTTGAGCTGTCGGTGGCCGAAAACGTCATTCTGGGAGACGAACTCGCACCGGACTGGCGCCGGTGGGGCGTGCTGCTCGACCGAGCCGCCCTGCGGCAGTATGCCGGGACGCTCATCCGTGACTTCGACATCCGCACCCCACATGCCGATGCTCCGGCGGCGGCGCTTTCCGGCGGCAACCAGCAGAAGCTGCTTGTGGCGCGGGAACTGGCTCCGCGGCCACGGGTTCTGGTGGCCGTCAATCCGACCTGGGGCGTTGATGTGGCCTCAGTGGCCACGATTCACCGGGCCCTGCGCGGGGCCTGCCGGCAGGGGCTGGGGCTGGTTCTGATGTCAAACGAACTCGACGAAATCCAGGCACTCTGTCAGCGGTTTGCTGTGCTTTACCGAGGGCGACTGTCAACCTCTTTGACATTTGACATCCCACCGGCTGACCTGGGCCGGCTCATGGCCGGCGACGGTCCGACATGGGAACGCTATGGCTGCCGGGATTGA
- a CDS encoding ComEC/Rec2 family competence protein — protein MFWAAVWLSGGILLASWLPETSPWWWGLGCFSVWLLWASQRRQPCFFPESGLRLAAVCTVLGGAWCASLEQAAREAPDRVRVRLRTLPPDTSLRLTGQLADWPEPAVGRLSFDVDVATLQSTPSSVPVPARGRVRLVLPLTRPEHVHEWEQATLTPGDLLAVTATLSRRGRYANPGSYAVGDYLDWRGYDAQGQIITLTRLRPTASPAGSWLKKLRLHAIYQLQRDFDARTAGLLAGVVLGSERFLDATWADAFRQSGTFHLLVISGSHFALVAGLMAWILTRFGIHRWAVALAVLAAAWGYALLVGLDPPVWRAVVAVSIWQFVGLWYRRPHWLNILGACACVLLVTQPSNLFAASFQLTFGAVLALVGVAAPIHARLRAIGAWQPKRTSPYPPHAPRFIRRLAEALFWRPSAFQARMRGEPVTYRLEKSPWAARLERLGFGDWNLQTGLRWAFGLLLASTCVQIVLLPLNLFYFNRLTPGGGVATLVAELMMSVVLLSTLAYFALLVVFPPGAALVKWLVAGSVHGLVRVAEVGSRWGSWRVPHWEGWGLALYGGFALGCLLLVVALERWQPLVPPSGRRHEVAPVILGAALCVVFGWLSVAPPRAWRMPPAGWLRVTFLDVGQGDSILLEFPTGESILVDGGGQSDSRRPRPDGFREDHLDIGERVVARCLWARGIRRLDAVVATHPDTDHIGGLIPLVDSFEWGQVWHGPARLDDPVFRRLVQALDRRAIPRQAVGTGQRLQLGNVTLTFLWPPAGAVPTGANDDSVVLRVEYGRRTFLLTGDIEAAAERQLVAQPANLTCDVVKAPHHGSRSSSSVDFIRATQAAHVVFSVPRQSPFGHPHPEVVNRYAALLPRAAQWHTGRDGAVTFETNGDILRVATYAGRTGVW, from the coding sequence ATGTTTTGGGCTGCGGTCTGGCTGAGCGGCGGCATCCTGCTTGCGTCCTGGCTACCTGAAACCTCGCCCTGGTGGTGGGGACTGGGATGTTTCAGCGTCTGGCTGTTGTGGGCCAGCCAGCGACGGCAGCCTTGCTTTTTCCCGGAATCCGGGTTGCGATTGGCTGCTGTATGTACAGTACTGGGCGGAGCCTGGTGTGCTTCCCTGGAGCAGGCGGCACGGGAAGCCCCTGACCGGGTGCGCGTCCGGCTGCGGACCTTGCCGCCGGATACCTCGCTTCGGCTGACAGGCCAGCTTGCCGACTGGCCTGAACCGGCCGTCGGACGTTTGTCCTTCGATGTGGATGTCGCCACCCTCCAGTCAACACCGTCGTCAGTTCCTGTCCCGGCACGCGGACGGGTACGGTTGGTGCTGCCGCTGACCCGCCCCGAGCATGTCCACGAATGGGAGCAGGCAACCCTGACGCCAGGCGACCTGCTTGCTGTCACCGCCACCCTCAGTCGCCGGGGCCGCTACGCCAATCCGGGAAGCTACGCGGTCGGCGACTATCTCGACTGGCGCGGCTATGATGCTCAGGGTCAGATCATTACCCTGACGCGCCTGCGCCCCACGGCTTCACCGGCTGGCTCGTGGCTGAAAAAACTGCGGCTGCATGCCATCTACCAGTTGCAGCGGGACTTCGACGCCCGCACCGCCGGGTTGTTGGCGGGAGTCGTGCTGGGGAGTGAGCGCTTTCTGGATGCCACCTGGGCTGACGCATTCCGTCAAAGTGGGACGTTTCACCTGCTTGTCATTTCGGGTTCGCATTTTGCCTTGGTCGCCGGACTCATGGCCTGGATACTGACCCGTTTTGGTATCCACCGCTGGGCCGTGGCGCTAGCAGTACTGGCTGCGGCGTGGGGCTACGCTCTGTTGGTCGGCCTCGATCCGCCGGTCTGGCGGGCCGTGGTGGCGGTTTCCATCTGGCAGTTCGTCGGTCTGTGGTATCGCCGGCCGCACTGGTTGAACATTCTGGGAGCCTGCGCTTGCGTGCTGCTGGTGACGCAGCCCTCGAATCTTTTTGCCGCGAGTTTTCAGTTGACATTCGGCGCAGTCCTGGCGCTCGTCGGCGTGGCCGCGCCCATCCATGCCCGTTTGCGGGCCATTGGTGCCTGGCAGCCGAAACGTACCAGTCCCTATCCGCCCCATGCGCCGCGTTTCATCCGCCGTCTGGCCGAGGCCCTCTTTTGGCGACCTTCGGCGTTTCAGGCCCGGATGCGGGGTGAGCCGGTGACGTACCGTCTGGAGAAATCCCCTTGGGCAGCGCGGCTCGAACGCCTCGGATTTGGCGACTGGAACCTCCAAACCGGGTTGCGGTGGGCTTTTGGGCTGCTGCTGGCGAGTACCTGTGTGCAAATCGTCCTGTTGCCCCTCAACCTCTTCTACTTCAACCGTCTCACGCCGGGCGGCGGGGTGGCGACACTGGTGGCAGAACTCATGATGAGTGTCGTGTTGTTGTCCACGCTGGCGTACTTTGCCCTGCTGGTGGTCTTCCCGCCGGGTGCCGCGCTTGTCAAATGGCTGGTCGCCGGGAGTGTTCACGGACTCGTCCGGGTGGCCGAAGTGGGAAGCCGATGGGGAAGCTGGCGGGTGCCACACTGGGAAGGGTGGGGGCTTGCGCTGTATGGCGGCTTTGCCCTGGGGTGTCTCCTGCTGGTTGTGGCGCTTGAGCGGTGGCAACCGCTGGTGCCGCCTTCCGGCCGCCGACACGAGGTGGCCCCGGTCATTCTGGGGGCTGCGCTGTGTGTCGTTTTCGGTTGGCTGAGTGTGGCTCCGCCGCGCGCCTGGCGCATGCCGCCGGCCGGCTGGCTGCGGGTGACGTTCCTGGATGTCGGGCAGGGAGACAGCATCCTGCTGGAGTTCCCAACCGGTGAAAGCATCCTCGTGGATGGCGGCGGACAGTCCGACAGCCGCCGCCCCCGGCCGGATGGCTTTCGTGAAGACCACCTGGACATCGGTGAGCGCGTCGTTGCCCGCTGCCTGTGGGCGCGTGGTATCAGACGGCTTGACGCCGTGGTGGCCACGCACCCCGACACCGACCACATCGGGGGACTTATTCCGCTGGTGGACAGTTTTGAATGGGGCCAAGTCTGGCACGGGCCAGCGCGCCTGGATGACCCGGTATTTCGGCGGTTGGTGCAGGCACTTGATCGCCGGGCTATTCCACGCCAGGCCGTTGGCACTGGTCAGCGCCTTCAGCTTGGCAATGTCACCCTGACTTTTCTCTGGCCGCCGGCCGGAGCGGTCCCGACCGGCGCCAATGATGATTCCGTCGTCCTGCGGGTCGAGTACGGCCGGCGCACCTTCCTTCTCACGGGCGACATCGAAGCTGCGGCGGAACGCCAGCTTGTGGCCCAACCAGCCAACCTCACCTGCGATGTCGTGAAAGCACCCCATCATGGCAGCCGCAGTTCGAGTTCAGTTGACTTCATCCGGGCCACCCAGGCGGCGCACGTGGTTTTCAGCGTGCCGCGACAGTCCCCCTTTGGGCATCCCCACCCGGAGGTGGTGAATCGCTATGCGGCACTTCTGCCGCGGGCCGCGCAGTGGCATACCGGACGGGACGGTGCGGTGACGTTTGAAACGAATGGCGACATCCTGCGCGTTGCAACTTACGCCGGCCGCACGGGTGTCTGGTGA
- a CDS encoding BMP family protein: MSVSTPFVFFHHRRRSWLPGIAGFLWLIVGAACGGKAPDTPASTPASQPAAPTTSGEKKPRVALLSPGPISDDGWNAFGYDALKIIEKELGCEVRQQQVNDSPADREQGFRAFAQEGFDVVIGHGGEFTDQALAVAKDFPRTTFVVTAGDKAAPNVVSVVFDTGQASYLAGAIAAMMSKTGRIGAIGGQNIPASARNLYAFRNGARAINPKIDVMIAFIGSWTDTAAARQQALAMIDKGADFLIHDCDAAAAGVFQAVKERNIRAFGMQKDQSHLAPDHIVGSPTSNPQGLAEIVRRILQKEQKGEVVHLGIRDNAVGFAIKKGFIPKEIEGKLNGLTLAIQKGEIDVFKEQP; the protein is encoded by the coding sequence GTGAGTGTCTCAACCCCTTTCGTTTTTTTTCACCATCGGCGACGTTCCTGGCTGCCTGGTATCGCCGGTTTCCTCTGGCTCATCGTGGGCGCTGCTTGTGGCGGCAAAGCGCCGGATACACCGGCTTCAACTCCTGCATCCCAACCGGCTGCACCGACGACTTCCGGTGAGAAGAAACCGCGTGTGGCGCTTCTGAGTCCCGGCCCCATCAGCGATGACGGGTGGAATGCCTTTGGGTACGACGCCCTCAAGATCATCGAGAAAGAGCTGGGTTGTGAAGTGCGCCAGCAGCAGGTCAATGACAGTCCAGCCGACCGCGAGCAGGGCTTCCGGGCCTTTGCCCAGGAAGGCTTTGACGTGGTGATCGGCCACGGCGGCGAGTTCACCGATCAGGCCCTCGCGGTTGCCAAAGACTTTCCCCGGACAACCTTCGTGGTGACGGCCGGCGACAAAGCCGCACCGAATGTCGTGAGCGTCGTGTTCGACACTGGGCAGGCTTCCTATCTGGCCGGAGCCATTGCCGCGATGATGTCCAAAACGGGGCGCATCGGGGCCATTGGTGGACAGAACATTCCGGCTTCGGCGCGCAACCTCTATGCCTTCCGCAACGGAGCGCGGGCCATCAACCCCAAGATAGATGTGATGATTGCTTTCATTGGAAGCTGGACGGATACGGCTGCCGCGCGCCAGCAGGCTCTGGCGATGATTGACAAAGGGGCGGATTTTCTCATTCACGACTGCGATGCCGCTGCGGCCGGTGTCTTTCAGGCCGTCAAGGAGCGTAACATCCGCGCCTTCGGGATGCAGAAAGACCAGTCCCATCTGGCGCCGGACCACATCGTGGGGAGTCCGACCAGCAACCCGCAGGGGCTGGCCGAAATTGTCCGCCGCATCCTGCAAAAAGAACAGAAGGGCGAAGTCGTCCATCTGGGCATTCGGGACAACGCCGTTGGCTTTGCCATCAAGAAAGGCTTCATTCCAAAGGAAATCGAAGGCAAGCTCAACGGTCTGACCCTGGCGATTCAAAAAGGCGAGATTGACGTTTTCAAGGAGCAGCCGTAG
- a CDS encoding type IV pilus twitching motility protein PilT codes for MSSNLVLSDLLRKMIELGGSDLHITTNSPPQVRVHGHLRPLDYPELTPADTKQLAYSVLTDAQKHRFEETLELDFSFGIKGLSRFRANLFNQRGAVAAVFRAIPYEIRTFEELGLPPVVKKLCEKPRGLILVTGPTGSGKSTTLAAMINKINEDRHEHIITIEDPIEFLHPNKNCLVNQREVHADTHSFANSLRAALRQDPDVVLIGEMRDLETVETALRIAETGHLTFGTLHTNSAYSTINRIIDIFPAHQQSQIRTQLSLVLEGVLCQSLLPKANGQGRCMALEILVPNSAIRNLIREDKIHQIYGMMQTGQDKFGMQTFNQSLLNLYLSRQITLEVAMARSHNPDELQDLINRATSGVGGGAMPPGGRPMPPGGPARPGMPPPVRR; via the coding sequence ATGTCGTCAAACCTCGTGCTGAGCGACCTGCTTCGGAAAATGATCGAGCTGGGCGGCTCAGACCTGCACATCACCACCAACTCACCACCTCAGGTCCGCGTTCACGGGCATCTGCGTCCGCTGGACTACCCGGAACTGACACCAGCAGACACCAAGCAGTTGGCGTATTCCGTATTGACCGACGCCCAGAAGCACCGTTTCGAGGAGACACTCGAACTCGACTTCTCCTTTGGCATCAAGGGCCTGTCCCGCTTCCGGGCCAACCTCTTCAACCAGCGCGGCGCTGTGGCAGCGGTCTTCCGGGCTATCCCCTACGAAATCCGTACCTTTGAGGAGTTGGGCCTGCCGCCGGTGGTCAAGAAGCTGTGTGAAAAACCACGGGGTCTCATCCTCGTCACTGGGCCGACCGGTTCCGGCAAGTCCACAACCCTCGCGGCCATGATCAACAAGATCAACGAGGACCGGCACGAACACATCATCACCATTGAAGACCCCATCGAGTTTCTCCACCCGAACAAGAACTGCCTCGTCAACCAGCGTGAAGTCCACGCCGACACGCACAGTTTTGCCAACTCCCTGCGCGCTGCCCTGCGGCAGGACCCTGACGTGGTGCTTATCGGGGAGATGCGTGACCTGGAAACGGTTGAAACGGCGCTGCGCATCGCTGAAACCGGGCACCTGACCTTCGGCACGCTTCACACAAACTCAGCCTACTCGACCATCAACCGGATCATTGACATCTTTCCAGCCCACCAGCAATCGCAGATTCGGACGCAACTCAGCCTGGTTCTTGAAGGCGTGCTGTGCCAGTCGCTGCTTCCTAAAGCCAACGGACAGGGACGCTGCATGGCGCTCGAAATCCTTGTTCCAAACTCGGCCATCCGCAACCTCATCCGGGAAGACAAAATCCACCAGATTTACGGAATGATGCAAACCGGGCAGGACAAATTCGGGATGCAAACCTTCAATCAGTCATTACTCAACTTGTATCTCAGTCGTCAGATTACACTCGAAGTGGCGATGGCACGGTCGCACAATCCCGATGAGTTACAGGACCTCATCAACCGTGCCACCAGCGGGGTCGGCGGCGGCGCCATGCCGCCCGGTGGACGGCCGATGCCACCGGGCGGTCCGGCGCGGCCCGGCATGCCTCCCCCTGTTCGCCGGTAG
- a CDS encoding CoA-binding protein produces the protein MTDHFSVADFQREADLAWILENCRRIAVVGLSSKPDRASHGVSRFMLEWGYDIIPVNPMEVAVFGRPSYPDLASIPGEVDLVNVFRRSEDVPPIVEAAIDKGAKALWLQLGVVHPSVQRAREAGLRVVVDRCLMIERQRLG, from the coding sequence ATGACCGACCATTTTTCTGTTGCTGATTTTCAGCGTGAGGCTGACCTTGCGTGGATTCTGGAAAACTGCCGCCGGATTGCGGTCGTCGGGCTGTCGTCCAAACCCGACCGCGCCAGTCATGGCGTGAGCCGGTTCATGCTCGAATGGGGTTACGACATCATCCCGGTCAACCCCATGGAAGTCGCGGTTTTCGGGCGTCCGAGCTATCCCGATCTTGCTTCCATCCCCGGTGAGGTGGATTTGGTCAACGTTTTCCGGCGCTCGGAAGATGTGCCGCCGATTGTCGAAGCCGCTATTGACAAGGGTGCCAAAGCCCTGTGGCTCCAGCTTGGGGTTGTTCACCCCAGCGTCCAGCGGGCGCGGGAGGCCGGTCTGCGCGTGGTTGTGGATCGCTGCCTGATGATTGAACGGCAGCGCCTGGGCTGA
- the pilB gene encoding type IV-A pilus assembly ATPase PilB, translating into MSAKLGEVLIKEGLITPQQLKEALDYQRAHGGRLGSILVSLGIVQDEAITAVLSRQYGVPAVNLDLFDVDPNAVRLLPEETARKYMVLPLARNGSTMTLAMVDPANVFAIDDIKFMTGLNIDQVVVSELSLERALARYYAPEKGLVLAEKMSEFSAGLNDQFSLSNLVGTNSPTTTAPVNLEEAMQEISEALGETDLEVSETEEDVLDLSAASADEAPVVKLVNMILVSSLEYGASDIHIEPYEKEFRVRFRVDGLLREVMRPPLKMRAGLTSRIKIMAKLDIAETRLPQDGRIKIKLKRDTGVRDLDFRVSTLPTIWGEKIVLRLLDKEKLMLDMTKLGFEPESLEKFKRQIAKPYGMVLVTGPTGSGKTNTLYSALASLNTPDTNIMTAEDPVEFNLTGINQVQMKEQIGLNFAATLRSFLRQDPNIILVGEICDFETAEIAVKAALTGHLVLSTLHTNDAPSTVSRLMNMGIEPFLVATSVNLIQAQRLIRRICTECKAPAKIQPPAQTLIELGFTPEEASKVVIYEGTGKTKDGRECPKCKGSGYKGRVGLYEVMEMNDELRELILIGASALELRKKAIEHGMLTLRRSGLRKIMDGITTIEEVVRETVL; encoded by the coding sequence ATGTCAGCAAAACTTGGTGAAGTCCTCATCAAGGAGGGACTAATCACACCCCAGCAGTTGAAGGAAGCGCTTGACTACCAGCGGGCTCATGGTGGTCGGCTTGGCTCCATTCTTGTTTCGCTGGGGATAGTGCAGGACGAGGCCATCACAGCCGTTCTGAGCCGGCAATACGGTGTTCCGGCCGTCAACCTCGATCTTTTTGACGTTGACCCGAATGCCGTCCGGCTCCTGCCCGAAGAAACTGCCCGCAAGTACATGGTCCTGCCATTGGCGCGCAATGGTTCGACGATGACGCTGGCGATGGTGGATCCGGCCAATGTCTTTGCCATTGACGACATCAAGTTCATGACGGGTCTCAACATCGATCAGGTCGTTGTTTCAGAGCTTTCGCTTGAACGTGCCTTGGCGCGCTACTACGCCCCGGAAAAGGGACTTGTTCTGGCGGAGAAGATGAGTGAGTTCTCGGCCGGCCTCAACGACCAGTTCAGCCTCAGCAACCTCGTCGGCACCAACTCGCCCACTACTACAGCGCCTGTTAACCTCGAAGAGGCTATGCAAGAGATTAGCGAGGCGCTGGGTGAAACCGATCTGGAGGTTAGCGAAACCGAAGAAGATGTTCTCGATCTCAGCGCGGCCTCAGCCGATGAAGCGCCGGTCGTCAAGCTGGTCAATATGATCCTGGTCAGCTCGCTGGAATACGGGGCAAGTGACATCCACATCGAGCCGTACGAGAAAGAGTTTCGTGTCCGCTTCCGCGTGGATGGTCTGTTGCGGGAAGTTATGCGCCCACCGCTGAAAATGCGTGCCGGGCTGACCTCACGCATCAAGATTATGGCCAAACTGGATATTGCCGAGACCCGGCTGCCCCAGGACGGACGCATCAAAATCAAACTCAAACGCGACACCGGCGTGCGCGACCTGGATTTCCGCGTCTCGACGCTGCCCACGATCTGGGGCGAAAAAATCGTGCTTCGGCTGCTCGACAAAGAGAAGCTGATGCTTGATATGACCAAGCTGGGGTTTGAGCCGGAAAGCCTCGAAAAATTCAAACGCCAGATTGCCAAACCCTACGGCATGGTGCTGGTGACGGGGCCGACGGGATCGGGAAAAACCAACACGCTCTACTCGGCACTGGCCAGTCTCAACACGCCGGACACCAACATCATGACGGCAGAAGACCCGGTCGAATTCAACCTGACTGGTATCAACCAAGTGCAGATGAAAGAACAAATCGGGTTGAATTTTGCGGCTACGCTGCGCTCATTCCTGCGCCAGGACCCCAACATCATCCTCGTCGGTGAGATTTGTGACTTTGAAACGGCGGAAATCGCCGTCAAAGCGGCCCTCACCGGGCACCTGGTGCTCTCCACCCTGCACACGAACGATGCCCCTTCGACCGTCAGCCGCCTGATGAACATGGGGATTGAGCCGTTTCTGGTTGCCACTTCGGTCAACCTTATTCAGGCACAACGACTTATCCGGCGCATCTGTACCGAGTGCAAGGCCCCGGCCAAAATCCAGCCGCCGGCTCAAACGCTGATCGAGCTGGGCTTTACTCCGGAAGAGGCCTCGAAAGTCGTCATCTACGAAGGGACTGGCAAAACCAAGGACGGGCGGGAGTGTCCGAAGTGCAAGGGTTCGGGTTACAAGGGCCGGGTTGGTCTTTACGAGGTGATGGAAATGAATGATGAGTTACGTGAACTCATCCTCATCGGCGCCTCGGCCTTGGAGTTGCGCAAAAAGGCGATTGAGCACGGGATGCTCACACTGCGGCGCAGCGGATTGCGAAAAATTATGGATGGGATCACCACCATCGAAGAAGTGGTGCGGGAGACGGTTCTGTGA
- a CDS encoding type II secretion system F family protein, producing MPTYVFVGRNQLNQQVRGERTAANREQLESMLRREQVTVLSVQEKGRDTAIALPKLAGGSVSAKELAIFTRQFSVMIDAGLPLVQCLEILASQQDKNKYFKQVLTQVRSDVESGSTLSDAMSKHPKVFDNLYTNMVAAGETGGILDTILQRLATFIEKIVKLRSDVISALIYPAAVIVLAVAVISVIMVVVIPAFRNIFEGLLGPGERLPLPTEIVIGISAFLASYWWLLLIAIVGIALSIRSWYGTPAGRLFIDRLMLKIPLIGDILLKIAVARFSRTLATLLSSGVPILESLDITARTAGNVVIGNAINRVRDSIEQGQTIVEPLKASGVFPSMVCQMIGVGEQTGALDAMLSKIADFYELEVDAAIANLLTLIEPIMIGFLGVTIGGIVIAMYLPLFTLVGKLAGR from the coding sequence ATGCCGACGTATGTTTTCGTAGGACGCAATCAGCTCAATCAGCAGGTGCGTGGCGAGCGCACGGCTGCCAACCGTGAGCAGCTCGAAAGCATGCTCCGCCGCGAACAGGTCACCGTACTCAGTGTCCAAGAAAAAGGCCGGGACACAGCGATTGCCCTGCCCAAGTTGGCCGGCGGGAGCGTCAGCGCGAAGGAATTGGCCATCTTCACACGTCAGTTTTCCGTGATGATTGACGCCGGCTTGCCGCTCGTCCAGTGCCTTGAAATCCTTGCCTCCCAGCAGGACAAAAACAAATACTTCAAACAGGTTCTTACACAGGTGCGTTCGGATGTCGAAAGTGGCTCAACCCTTTCCGATGCCATGTCCAAACATCCGAAGGTTTTTGACAACCTTTACACGAACATGGTGGCGGCGGGGGAAACCGGTGGTATTCTCGATACTATCCTGCAACGGCTCGCCACCTTCATCGAAAAAATTGTCAAGCTCCGCTCGGATGTTATCTCGGCCCTGATTTACCCAGCAGCGGTCATTGTGCTGGCTGTTGCAGTCATCTCGGTCATTATGGTCGTGGTCATTCCGGCCTTCCGCAACATCTTTGAGGGGCTGCTTGGGCCGGGTGAACGGCTTCCCCTCCCAACCGAAATCGTCATTGGGATCAGCGCCTTCTTGGCTAGCTACTGGTGGCTCCTGCTTATCGCCATAGTAGGTATTGCCCTGTCGATTCGCTCTTGGTACGGGACACCCGCCGGGCGGCTCTTCATTGATCGCCTGATGCTCAAGATTCCCCTCATCGGCGACATCCTGTTGAAGATTGCCGTTGCCCGTTTTTCACGTACGCTGGCTACCCTTTTGTCAAGTGGCGTCCCGATTCTCGAATCCCTCGACATCACCGCCCGTACCGCCGGAAATGTCGTGATTGGCAACGCCATCAATCGTGTGCGCGACTCAATCGAACAAGGACAAACTATCGTTGAACCGCTCAAAGCCAGCGGTGTATTTCCTTCAATGGTGTGTCAGATGATCGGTGTTGGGGAACAAACTGGCGCTCTCGACGCCATGCTCTCCAAGATCGCCGATTTCTATGAACTCGAAGTGGATGCCGCCATTGCCAACCTCCTGACCCTCATTGAA
- a CDS encoding DedA family protein yields the protein MELLKYLLDLVLHLDKHLNALGGQLGGWLYVLLFLVIFCETGLVVTPFLPGDSLLFAIGALAATPGSVLDVHLVVVALSVAAVLGDTVNYWIGKRVGPAVFRSDTSRLFDRRHLDRTARFYAKYGGKTIIIARFVPIVRTFAPFVAGIGAMHYPRFLIYNVIGGVLWIASLTYAGYAFGNIPFVRKNFSLVILGIIVVSVLPAVIEVLRERWRPRPAAEAPPTTTPLASSERVP from the coding sequence ATGGAACTGCTCAAATACCTCCTCGATCTCGTCCTGCACCTCGACAAACACCTCAACGCCCTGGGCGGTCAGCTTGGCGGTTGGTTGTACGTCCTGTTGTTTCTGGTGATTTTCTGCGAAACCGGCCTCGTGGTGACGCCCTTTCTGCCCGGCGATTCGTTACTGTTTGCCATCGGCGCCCTGGCCGCGACACCCGGCAGCGTGCTCGATGTTCACCTCGTGGTGGTGGCCCTGAGTGTCGCCGCCGTGCTGGGGGATACGGTCAACTACTGGATTGGCAAACGGGTTGGGCCGGCCGTTTTCCGCAGCGACACGTCACGCCTTTTTGACCGGCGGCATCTTGACCGTACGGCGCGCTTCTATGCCAAATACGGCGGGAAGACCATCATCATCGCCCGTTTCGTCCCCATCGTACGGACGTTTGCCCCCTTCGTCGCCGGCATTGGCGCCATGCACTATCCACGGTTTCTCATCTACAACGTCATCGGCGGTGTGTTGTGGATTGCCTCGCTGACCTACGCTGGCTATGCCTTTGGCAACATCCCGTTCGTCAGGAAGAACTTTTCACTCGTCATTCTGGGGATTATCGTCGTATCGGTGCTGCCGGCTGTCATTGAAGTGCTGCGCGAGCGATGGAGACCGCGCCCGGCAGCCGAAGCCCCCCCGACGACCACCCCGCTGGCTTCTTCTGAAAGAGTACCGTGA